DNA from Chitinivibrio alkaliphilus ACht1:
CCTGGGGAGTCTTCTCTAAATCTCGAATTGATCTTCTACCTCACCAGCTTTGGGTTTGTAATAGAGTTCTTCAACAATGGCCGACACGGATGCTGATTGCTGAAGATGTTGGTTTGGGGAAAACGGTAGAGGCAGGACTTATCCTCTGGCCTCTCATTTCTTCAGGTAGAGTTAAACGATTGCTCGTATTAACTCCAGCACCTCTTGTTGAACAGTGGCAGGAACGACTACGGAAAATGTTTGATATTCGTCTTTCCAAATATGACCCTGCTGTAGACACCGAAAAATCAGATTTTTGGAATACTCAACGCCAGGTTGTTGCTTCTTTTCCAACACTTCGTGCAGATAAAAATGGTAGACACGATCGGCTCTTAAATGCCGACGCTTGGGATTTAGTTGTGGTGGATGAAGCTCACCATATGTTTGCTCACGAAGGCAAAGGAAAAACACTTGCATTTCAACTATTTGAGAAACTTCAGAATGAAGGAAAAATAGACTCTACGGTGCTCTTCACTGGGACACCACATCGTGGATACAATTACGGCTTTTGGTCTTTAATGAGTCTTGTTGACAACAAGGTTTTTGGCCCTAAAAAGAACGAAACAGCCCAGTACAAACAACTGTCCAATTTTCTTATTAGAAACTGTAAACAGAGTGTAACTGATATGGAAGGGAATAAACTTTTCAAAAAAGTGATTCCTCAACAGATCACGTTTTCATATTCAAAAGAAGAGACTCATTTTTACGACTTAATGACTCGGTTCATAACTTCTGGTAAAACATATGCATCAACACTCGACGCTCAACACCGTGGACAAGTAACCCTTGTTCTCATTGCCCTTCAGAAGCTCGCATCCAGTTCTGTTGCCGCTGTTCAGTCAGCCTTAATAACAAGAAAACAGACACTTAAAAATTTAAGTACAGAATTTCAAGGTAAATTAAATGCATTTAATGAGACGCACTTTGATGATGAAGAAGCAGAAGCAATAAGAAAATGGGCAATTGAATCGCACAAAAGCAAAATTACTCTTATGGAAGATGAAGTGGGAAGTGTTGATCAATTAATAAATGCAGCAGAAGCGGTACAGGAAGAGAGTCGTGTACTAAGAATCATCCAAGTTATTGAAGAACAATTCCACAATGAACCAGTTCTCTTCTTTACGGAGTATAAAAAGACACAATCACTTGTACTATCCAAATTAGCTACAGTTTATGGTGAAAAGAATATCGGTTTTATAAATGGTGATGGAAAGATTGACATCATTGTCGATGGTCAAAAAAGAAGTCTTCTTAGAAACAGAGAACAGAGTGCTGATGATTTTAACAATGGCAAGATTCGTTTTCTGGTTTCTACTGAAGCAGCTGGTGAAGGAATTGACTTACAAGAGCGATGTAATTCATTAATCCATATTGACCTTCCTTGGAATCCAATGAGACTGCACCAAAGAG
Protein-coding regions in this window:
- a CDS encoding DEAD/DEAH box helicase; its protein translation is MSKIIHHKKFGEGSLMMENGSTVVVRFSHGIEECPVSEVSIRKNIVSSLEDGDSVDSKKTLLKSLAASIRSVNDTWGVFSKSRIDLLPHQLWVCNRVLQQWPTRMLIAEDVGLGKTVEAGLILWPLISSGRVKRLLVLTPAPLVEQWQERLRKMFDIRLSKYDPAVDTEKSDFWNTQRQVVASFPTLRADKNGRHDRLLNADAWDLVVVDEAHHMFAHEGKGKTLAFQLFEKLQNEGKIDSTVLFTGTPHRGYNYGFWSLMSLVDNKVFGPKKNETAQYKQLSNFLIRNCKQSVTDMEGNKLFKKVIPQQITFSYSKEETHFYDLMTRFITSGKTYASTLDAQHRGQVTLVLIALQKLASSSVAAVQSALITRKQTLKNLSTEFQGKLNAFNETHFDDEEAEAIRKWAIESHKSKITLMEDEVGSVDQLINAAEAVQEESRVLRIIQVIEEQFHNEPVLFFTEYKKTQSLVLSKLATVYGEKNIGFINGDGKIDIIVDGQKRSLLRNREQSADDFNNGKIRFLVSTEAAGEGIDLQERCNSLIHIDLPWNPMRLHQRVGRLYRYGQQKNVTVISLKNPDTIESIIWDKLESKLGSIMKALGSAMDDPEDLLQLVLGMQSNSTFNELFHNAAENPKSLSNWFDEKTQSLGTQSVIETVNKLVGNAAKFNLSSLKDVPTLDLPQLHNFFVEMLTKEQRRVKEESGSISFVTPDHWIIHRGIRKRYQGLKFERSLDSIDDIAGIGHPIVDLAIDKALIFENNIAYINGATSYLLYKIYDKKTYDRGSVQQKIFAIEISNENSDFTIREDSDIVNMINNIICTHHSDEKKIVPPIDSTIIEKATTHIQDNLMSLKLSFSEPALELFSVLIGTKRKCL